The following proteins are encoded in a genomic region of Nycticebus coucang isolate mNycCou1 chromosome 17, mNycCou1.pri, whole genome shotgun sequence:
- the LOC128568533 gene encoding serine protease inhibitor Kazal-type 1 → MKVTSIFLLAVLALLSLRISGNQEDEFLGREPKCREDFGCPKNLNPVCGTDGQTYPNECCLCNENKKRQIHVRIKKAGPC, encoded by the exons ATGAAGGTAACGAGCATCTTTCTTCTCGCTGTCTTGGCCCTGTTGAGTTTACGAATATCTG GTAACCAAGAAGATGAGTTCCTGGGAAGAGAG CCTAAATGTAGAGAAGATTTTGGATGCCCCAAGAACCTCAACCCTGTCTGTGGAACTGATGGACAGACTTATCCCAATGAATGCTGTCTGTGTAATGAAAATAA GAAACGCCAGATTCATGTCCGCATTAAAAAAGCAGGTCCCTGCTGA